Proteins encoded in a region of the Candidatus Obscuribacterales bacterium genome:
- the queG gene encoding tRNA epoxyqueuosine(34) reductase QueG has product MTDSELYTNQISLSDSIKQQAQSLGFHRVGIASVEAADRDGATQRLQAWLNQGYQADMAWMTNPKRQDIYQVMPTVRSLICVALNYYTPHAHSDDPSHGKISRYGWGRDYHRVLQSRLKALATWIEQQGEGIETRYYVDTGPVSDKFWAEQAGIGWVAKNGNLITRDYGSWVFLGEVLTNLDLTSDHPHIPHCGTCTRCMDACPTGAIAQPFVVDANRCIAYHTIENRDDQLPEAIASQMQGWVAGCDICQDVCPWNQRFAQETDIPDFQPYPWNIAPILADLAVSTDEDCDRRFRASALRRIKPAMVRRNAQAALAHRRSTSLEQESGEQERQQESDR; this is encoded by the coding sequence ATGACAGATTCAGAACTCTATACAAATCAGATAAGCTTAAGCGATAGCATTAAACAGCAGGCTCAATCCCTCGGTTTCCATCGGGTCGGCATTGCTAGCGTTGAAGCCGCCGATCGCGACGGAGCTACCCAGCGCCTGCAGGCGTGGCTCAACCAGGGCTACCAGGCTGACATGGCTTGGATGACTAACCCTAAACGGCAAGATATTTACCAGGTAATGCCCACGGTGCGATCGCTTATCTGTGTGGCGTTGAACTACTACACCCCCCACGCCCATAGCGATGATCCTAGCCACGGCAAAATCTCCCGCTATGGTTGGGGGCGCGACTACCATCGCGTCTTGCAATCACGGCTGAAGGCGCTGGCTACCTGGATTGAACAGCAGGGTGAGGGTATCGAAACTCGCTACTACGTCGATACGGGCCCTGTCTCAGATAAGTTTTGGGCAGAACAGGCTGGCATTGGCTGGGTGGCCAAAAACGGTAATTTGATCACCCGCGACTACGGTTCCTGGGTGTTCCTCGGCGAAGTGCTGACTAACCTTGACCTCACCTCCGATCACCCCCATATTCCCCACTGCGGCACCTGCACCCGTTGCATGGACGCTTGCCCGACCGGAGCGATCGCCCAACCCTTTGTGGTAGACGCCAATCGCTGCATCGCCTATCACACAATTGAGAACCGCGATGACCAGCTTCCCGAGGCGATCGCTAGCCAGATGCAGGGCTGGGTCGCAGGCTGCGATATCTGCCAAGATGTTTGTCCTTGGAATCAGCGTTTTGCCCAGGAAACCGACATACCAGACTTTCAGCCCTATCCTTGGAATATTGCGCCAATCTTAGCCGACTTAGCAGTTAGCACCGACGAAGACTGCGATCGCCGCTTTCGAGCCTCCGCCCTGCGACGCATTAAACCCGCCATGGTACGCCGCAATGCCCAGGCAGCCCTCGCCCACCGACGGAGTACCTCACTGGAACAGGAATCCGGAGAGCAGGAGCGGCAGCAAGAGAGCGATCGCTAA